One window of Nicotiana tomentosiformis chromosome 11, ASM39032v3, whole genome shotgun sequence genomic DNA carries:
- the LOC104088477 gene encoding protein SUPPRESSOR OF MAX2 1-like, translating into MRAGLSTIQQTLTAEAAAVLNHSISEAGRRNHGQTTPLHVAATLLSSPSGFLRQACIRSHPNSSHPLQCRALELCFSVALERLPTAQNMPSGTEPPISNALMAALKRAQAHQRRGCPEQQQQPLLAVKVELEQLIISILDDPSVSRVMREASFSSPAVKATIEQSLTQTVSTPLNHNCLTASPGFLGGARNNNSNDVTLATFNTSLGGSRNMYLNPKLQLQHQGGGLGGGGGLGVGGLGNLQRSEEVKRVLEILLRSKKRNPVLVGEGEPESVVKEVLRRIEKGELGEGVLKNLQIVQMEKELDKNEILNKIKELVGVIEGKISSGGVILDLGDLKWLVEQQQQQPAMVSEIGKAAVAEMGKLLARFREGNNRLWLIGTATCETYLRCQVYHSTMENDWDLQAVPIASRSPHPGIFSRLGNERILGNSLDPMNPLKSFIAAPVPALLMRVPENSNPRLRMSCCPQCKEKFEHELAKLVSKFENSSAEESKSESPRPQLPQWLQNAKLKNDTKVTALSQSKDQGLLQQKTQELQKKWNDTCLQLHPNFQRNVGHERTVLSPVLSMPGLYNPNLLLHQPLQPKLQPSRTLGVSLQLNTTQMASQPPEKAAASPPRSPVRTDLVLGQKPTETTGEKTLEDQAKDFLSCISSVPQNKLLDKFASALDADTFKRLLKGLMEKAWWQRDAASSVASAVSRCRLGNGTQRGGAPKGDIWLLFTGPDRFAKRKMASVLAEQMCGNSPIMICLGSRRDDEESDVGFRGKTAVDRIAEAVRRNPLSVIMLEDIDEANVLVRGNIKRAMDRGRLTDSHGREISLGNVIFILTGNWSAMSPESYRNEYLMEEKKLISLASSNWQLKLTMGEKSAKRRASWLHDEDRLTRPRKELNLGLSFDLNEAADFEDYRTDGSHNSSDLTVEHEEEPGLENRRFSLASVPHELVSSVDDTIQFKPIEYPFARREIKKTISTKFSMVVDDKVSIEVEDDIVDRILGGLFRGRTSLEQWVEKVLGPSFDQIQPRLSSSDENVIVRLQLELHTDSNVHSNGECLPSKVTIVEDGQ; encoded by the exons ATGAGGGCAGGTTTGAGTACGATTCAACAAACGCTAACGGCAGAGGCAGCAGCCGTACTAAACCACTCAATATCCGAAGCCGGTCGCCGTAACCATGGCCAAACGACGCCGTTACACGTGGCAGCAACCTTGCTCTCTTCACCTTCCGGATTTCTCCGTCAAGCCTGTATCCGTTCACACCCTAATTCATCTCACCCGCTCCAGTGCCGAGCGCTTGAGCTTTGCTTCAGCGTCGCGCTGGAGCGGTTACCTACGGCACAAAATATGCCATCAGGGACTGAGCCCCCGATTTCTAATGCGCTTATGGCCGCTTTAAAGCGGGCACAAGCGCATCAACGTAGAGGTTGTCctgaacaacaacaacagccgCTTTTAGCTGTGAAAGTTGAATTAGAACAATTGATTATATCTATTCTAGATGATCCTAGTGTGAGTCGTGTTATGCGTGAGGCTAGTTTTTCTAGTCCAGCTGTTAAGGCAACAATTGAACAATCGTTGACACAGACTGTTTCGACTCCCTTGAATCATAATTGTCTTACTGCTTCTCCCGGTTTTCTTGGTGGTGCTCGCAATAACAATAGTAATGATGTTACTTTGGCTACTTTTAATACTTCTCTTGGTGGTTCTCGAAATATGTACTTGAATCCCAAGTTGCAGTTGCAGCATCAGGGTGGGGGTTTGGGTGGAGGGGGTGGGTTAGGGGTAGGGGGATTGGGAAATTTACAAAGGAGTGAAGAAGTGAAAAGGGTGTTGGAAATTTTGTTGAGAAGTAAGAAAAGGAACCCGGTTTTAGTTGGGGAAGGTGAGCCGGAAAGTGTGGTGAAGGAAGTTTTAAGGAGGATTGAGAAAGGGGAATTGGGAGAAGGGGTTTTGAAGAATTTACAAATTGTTCAAATGGAGAAGGAATTAGATAAAAACGAGATACTGAACAAGATTAAGGAATTGGTAGGGGTAATTGAGGGGAAAATTAGTAGTGGAGGAGTGATTCTTGATTTGGGCGATTTGAAATGGCTTGTTGAGCAACAGCAGCAACAGCCAGCTATGGTTTCTGAGATTGGAAAAGCAGCAGTGGCTGAAATGGGAAAGTTATTAGCGCGATTTCGAGAGGGTAATAATAGATTATGGTTGATTGGTACAGCAACTTGTGAGACTTATTTGAGGTGTCAAGTTTATCATTCTACTATGGAAAATGATTGGGATCTTCAAGCTGTTCCCATTGCTTCAAGATCTCCTCATCCCGGAATATTTTCAAG GCTTGGAAATGAAAGAATTCTTGGAAATTCTTTGGATCCTATGAATCCGCTGAAGAGCTTTATTGCCGCCCCAGTGCCTGCATTACTGATGCGTGTACCggagaattcaaatccgagattgaGGATGTCGTGTTGTCCTCAGTGCAAGGAGAAGTTTGAACACGAGTTGGCGAAACTTGTATCCAAGTTTGAGAATTCATCTGCTGAAGAATCTAAATCAGAATCTCCTCGACCTCAGTTGCCTCAGTGGTTGCAAAATGCCAAGCTAAAGAATGATACTAAAGTAACTGCTCTGTCACAG AGTAAGGATCAAGGACTTTTGCAGCAGAAGACTCAAGAATTGCAAAAGAAGTGGAACGATACATGCTTGCAACTTCATCCGAATTTCCAGCGCAATGTTGGTCATGAAAGAACAGTACTATCCCCTGTTCTCTCTATGCCGGGGTTGTATAATCCGAACCTGCTTTTGCATCAACCTTTACAGCCTAAGCTACAACCGAGCAGAACCCTAGGAGTGAGCCTGCAACTGAACACCACCCAAATGGCTAGCCAACCACCGGAAAAGGCAGCGGCTAGTCCGCCACGCAGCCCTGTTAGGACCGACTTGGTTCTAGGTCAAAAACCGACTGAAACTACCGGTGAGAAAACTTTGGAAGATCAAGCGAAGGACTTCCTCAGCTGCATATCTTCTGTGCCTCAGAACAAGTTACTTGACAAATTTGCTAGTGCATTAGATGCTGATACATTTAAAAGGCTTCTCAAGGGTCTAATGGAAAAGGCGTGGTGGCAGCGAGATGCAGCTTCTTCTGTAGCTTCCGCTGTGTCAAGGTGCAGATTGGGGAACGGGACACAGCGCGGTGGTGCACCAAAGGGTGACATATGGCTGTTATTCACTGGTCCTGACAGATTTGCCAAGAGAAAGATGGCATCAGTTCTTGCTGAGCAAATGTGCGGAAACAGTCCTATAATGATATGCCTTGGTTCACGACGAGATGATGAAGAGTCCGACGTAGGTTTCCGTGGCAAAACAGCTGTAGACCGTATCGCAGAGGCTGTTAGGAGGAATCCACTTTCAGTTATTATGCTCGAGGATATTGATGAAGCAAATGTGCTAGTTCGCGGAAACATAAAACGAGCCATGGACAGAGGTAGGCTTACTGATTCACATGGCCGTGAGATAAGTCTCGGCAATGTTATATTCATCCTTACCGGGAATTGGTCTGCAATGAGCCCTGAGAGCTACAGGAATGAGTATTTGATGGAAGAAAAGAAGCTCATCTCGCTAGCTAGTTCCAATTGGCAGTTAAAGTTAACAATGGGTGAAAAGAGTGCTAAGCGAAGAGCGAGTTGGTTGCATGATGAAGACAGGCTTACAAGACCTAGAAAAGAATTGAATCTAGGACTTTCGTTCGATCTTAACGAAGCAGCAGATTTTGAGGATTATAGAACTGATGGATCGCACAACTCGAGTGATCTAACTGTTGAGCATGAAGAAGAACCCGGACTTGAAAACAGGCGATTCTCACTTGCATCAGTTCCTCACGAACTCGTCAGTTCAGTGGACGATACCATACAATTCAAGCCGATTGAATATCCCTTTGCTCGACGTGAGATCAAGAAAACAATAAGCACGAAATTCTCAATGGTCGTCGATGACAAGGTCTCAATCGAAGTGGAAGACGATATAGTAGACCGGATCCTAGGTGGATTATTTCGTGGTCGGACAAGCTTAGAACAATGGGTTGAGAAAGTTTTAGGGCCAAGTTTCGATCAAATCCAGCCGCGTCTATCCTCTTCCGATGAGAATGTTATCGTTCGACTTCAGCTTGAACTGCATACAGACTCCAATGTCCATAGCAATGGAGAATGTCTACCTAGtaaagtcacaatagtagaagaTGGGCAGTAG